The Engystomops pustulosus chromosome 4, aEngPut4.maternal, whole genome shotgun sequence genome contains a region encoding:
- the LOC140128536 gene encoding olfactory receptor 5AR1-like yields the protein MNNCPNVSSEKEFFIVAFSMSSVGQLELFFGVLVIYLTAVIGNLIIIFLVCLVPKLHTPMYFFLCNLAIFDVASTSTSIPKLLTITLTQDHWISFSCCMTQMFFFILFANGEICMLTAMAYDRYVAVCKPLQYHTIMRKNVYLVMAASAWIISIQNSVLHTTLTSNLQFCNSHKINNFFCDLNTVIALSSTDITGRQILMFCEVILISLGQFLLIIISYIFIFSAIWKIRSSSGRMKAFSSCTSHLITVILLYGPIIILYIKPETEDSKEQDKLLSLMYLVVVPMLNPLVYSLRNKDVLGAFLTLVK from the coding sequence ATGAATAACTGTCCGAATGTTAGCTCTGAAAAAGAATTTTTCATTGTTGCCTTCTCAATGTCTTCAGTGGGCCAACTTGAGCTATTTTTCGGGGTATTGGTTATTTATCTGACTGCAGTAATTGGAAATTTGATCATTATTTTCCTTGTGTGTTTGGTGCCAAAATTACACACTCCAATGTATTTCTTCTTGTGTAACCTCGCCATTTTCGATGTTGCATCTACCTCTACGAGTATTCCTAAGCTACTTACCATAACATTGACTCAGGATCACTGGATCTCTTTTTCTTGCTGTATGACCCAgatgtttttcttcattttattTGCTAATGGTGAAATTTGCATGCTCACGGCTATGGCGTATGATCGCTATGTGGCGGTATGTAAACCCTTACAATATCACACAATAATGAGGAAGAATGTCTACCTGGTAATGGCTGCCTCTGCATGGATAATTAGCATCCAAAATTCTGTGTTACACACAACATTAACCTCCAACTTACAATTCTGTAATTCTCATAAAATCAATAATTTCTTCTGTGATCTGAACACAGTGATCGCCCTTTCCTCTACAGATATCACCGGCAGGCAGATTTTAATGTTCTGTGAAGTCATCCTTATCTCTCTTGGACAGTTCCTTCTCATAATCATCTCCTACATCTTCATCTTCTCCGCCATATGGAAGATCCGATCCTCATCAGGACGTATGAAAGCTTTTTCTAGTTGTACATCCCACCTTATCACTGTTATATTGTTATATGGACCAATAATAATTCTGTACATTAAACCTGAAACGGAAGACTCGAAAGAACAGGACAAGTTACTATCATTGATGTATCTAGTGGTGGTTCCGATGTTAAATCCTCTGGTCTACAGCCTGAGAAATAAAGATGTTTTGGGGGCTTTTCTAACACTAGTTAaataa